A region of the Bacillota bacterium genome:
AGCGCGGCCGACCGTCCCGCGTCTTTGCGTCTCCAAGAACGCCTCAGCTTTTCGCGGGCGAGAGGTGGTCGAATGGAAGCGAGAAGCAACGCAGCGGCCACGTGAGGACGCCGCACGTGCGGAGGAAGGAAAGAGGTTTGGAGGGTGTTGTGTGTCGATCGTCTGCCGGGATCTCGCAAAGTCGTACGGCCGGCGCAGGGTCGTGCAGGGCGTGAGCCTCGAGGTCGAGCAGGGCGAGGTGGTAGGGCTGCTGGGTCCGAACGGTGCCGGCAAGACCACCACGTTCTACATGATAGTTGGACTCGAAGCGGCCCAGGGGGGTAGCATAACCCTCGCGGGGCGCGACATCACGAGGCTTCCCATGCACCGCCGGGCGCGGCTCGGCTTGGGCTACCTCGCGCAAGAGCCTTCGATCTTCAGGAAGATGACGGTAGAGGAGAACATCCTCGCCGTGTTAGAGCTCATGGGGCTATCTTGCGCCGCGCGCCGCGACCGACTCGAGGGACTCCTGGACGAGCTGGCCATAGGCCACATCCGCAAGCAGATGGGGTACACGCTGTCCGGCGGGGAGCGGAGGCGGGTGGAGATAGCGAGAGCTCTAGCCACCTCGCCGAAATTCATCTTGCTGGACGAGCCTTTCACCGGGGTCGACCCGATAGCCGTTGCAGACATCCAGGAGATCATAGGGCGGTTTCGGCGGCAGGGCTTGGGCGTGCTCATCACCGATCACAACGTCCGCGACACCCTTTCCATCGTGGACCGCGCTTACATAATGCATCAAGGCAAGATCCTGGTGTCGGGCGACGCGGAGTCCATCGCTGAGGACCCCGTGGCGCGCAAGTTCTACCTTGGGGAGCGGTTTACACTTTGATCGTGCCAAGGACTAGGTTGCTCGAACGCTACTTATACAGGGAACTTCTCGGTCCGCTCCTGTTTTCCGTGGCGGCTTTCACGCTCATGATGATAGCGGGCGATCTGCTGTTCCAACTGGCGCGTATGCTCGTGGACGGCGCGGTGAGCGTGGGGACCGCGCTTCAGATCTTCGCCCTCGGCCTACCACGAGTCATGGTCCTCGTGCTGCCCATGTCGACGCTCCTCGGGACGCTCCTCTGCTACAGCCGCCTGTCCGCGGGGAGCGAGGTGGTGGCCATGCGCGCCGCCGGCATGAGCCTGCAGCGGGTGATGGCGCCGGCCGTGGCGCTTGCCCTGCTAGTCAGCCTGGTTACCGTTGCGTTGAACGAGACGGTGGTTCCGGCTGCAAATCGCACGTCCGAGCGGATCATGTGGGAGGTCGGACGCCGCAAGAACCCGTTCGTTCAGGAGAGGACGGTCATAAAGGAATTCGACGGTGGCGCCCTCGCGAGGCTCATCTACGCGGATTCGTACGACGCGCGCGAGAAGGTGTTCAAGAGGGTCACCGTGCAGGAGTTCGAGAATGGGAAGCTCGCCAGGATCACCGAGGCGGCGCGCGCCCGTTGGGAGGACACAGTCTGGTGGTTTGAGGACGGGGTGGTGT
Encoded here:
- a CDS encoding LptF/LptG family permease — encoded protein: MPRTRLLERYLYRELLGPLLFSVAAFTLMMIAGDLLFQLARMLVDGAVSVGTALQIFALGLPRVMVLVLPMSTLLGTLLCYSRLSAGSEVVAMRAAGMSLQRVMAPAVALALLVSLVTVALNETVVPAANRTSERIMWEVGRRKNPFVQERTVIKEFDGGALARLIYADSYDAREKVFKRVTVQEFENGKLARITEAARARWEDTVWWFEDGVVYTVLGGDRVASVRFARQEARIAHEPSEVAKGALTPQEMSARELADHIRDLAAQGANTSRLLVELYLKFAIPFASLVFGLVGAPLGIRAHRASTSLGFGMSILIIFVYYVIMSLSCAVAERGSAPPAVGAWFSNMVFGICGALMIARKS
- the lptB gene encoding LPS export ABC transporter ATP-binding protein — its product is MSIVCRDLAKSYGRRRVVQGVSLEVEQGEVVGLLGPNGAGKTTTFYMIVGLEAAQGGSITLAGRDITRLPMHRRARLGLGYLAQEPSIFRKMTVEENILAVLELMGLSCAARRDRLEGLLDELAIGHIRKQMGYTLSGGERRRVEIARALATSPKFILLDEPFTGVDPIAVADIQEIIGRFRRQGLGVLITDHNVRDTLSIVDRAYIMHQGKILVSGDAESIAEDPVARKFYLGERFTL